In uncultured Draconibacterium sp., one genomic interval encodes:
- a CDS encoding tetratricopeptide repeat protein gives MFFQFEPIGEENTFQEFCKDLFNLLYKTQSFQGYKTKGAVQYGVDIYSTEFNIVLQCKKKKLLRSEKSIERELIADFDNSIWLLNDFPFKFNKFILISTARKFGSVQDYAGKLAQECNFEIEYWSWEDIEPLIIQYTELREKYYPHLYQPVQIVPKIITYIPKIDENEIIGRDTDFKKLQTYLDESKKGLIINGIGGIGKSTLAKFFINKYLNNFDHIVWIDVENSSMNDDFDELILIESFTNNPILINNLDIKFTEDISLESKFQIILNKLNNINGNNIIVIDNAPSQIGNYENEMPGLPYWKVLLTSRIEIPNYKSLSLDVLDEEDAILLFFKYYTIEKNDILRTVLNYIGNHTLTIELLSKTANLRRITLNELASKLKAEGLNMSPTASIHVAHNINRKAVRPFEYLLSIFSIFKLSNEQKEILRYFSVLPTQFFEYNTLKQLFNIPENDNDFFEGLKDLVANGWIKEENGGYKTHQIIQEVLRFKLLPDEENCEPLIKSITNLLSFSDQESYISKVPYLTIAEHLLKYLYTKQVRFISLINNVAALNDYNGNSKKALYFYNEIIQFIENEDCNESEVYYIYVNIAVCYLRLGEYEKALKFNLKVVEYVENELDKDYLKLAMLYSNIGENYRFLGNIRKSLEYMLQAIKIFETYIPNMKCPELAIVYNNISNTYGILENRKMSLKYGLIATELRENILVDDHPYLAQSYNSLAVDYEKLGHFDKSEEYHIKALKIRAKIFTSDHYDLAESYTNLGTLHRAKGEFKKAIDFHLKSIQVRENIFPSDHPEVSKAYGIIAEVYLSMQDYANAQKYFTLTIEKLEKKRNAINPYIALFYCNYASLHLIQNNLLEAKNYINKSIDMFNVLFEKSHPDVKVAAQIKEIIESKISKAKNFGNPKTIGRNDPCYCHSGKKYKYCCGKNK, from the coding sequence ATGTTTTTCCAATTTGAACCTATCGGTGAAGAAAATACTTTTCAAGAGTTTTGTAAAGATCTATTTAATTTACTTTATAAAACCCAATCTTTCCAAGGTTATAAAACTAAAGGAGCGGTTCAATATGGTGTGGACATATACTCAACAGAGTTTAACATCGTATTGCAGTGTAAAAAGAAAAAGCTACTACGTTCAGAAAAAAGTATTGAACGAGAGCTGATTGCAGACTTTGATAACAGTATATGGTTATTAAACGATTTCCCTTTTAAGTTCAACAAATTTATTTTAATAAGCACTGCAAGAAAATTCGGAAGTGTTCAAGATTATGCAGGGAAACTGGCTCAAGAATGTAATTTTGAAATTGAGTACTGGAGTTGGGAAGATATTGAACCATTAATTATTCAATATACTGAACTAAGAGAAAAATATTATCCTCATTTATACCAACCAGTTCAGATAGTTCCTAAAATAATTACATATATTCCAAAGATTGATGAAAATGAAATAATTGGAAGAGATACTGATTTTAAAAAGTTACAAACGTATTTGGACGAATCCAAAAAGGGATTAATTATAAACGGGATTGGCGGGATTGGAAAAAGTACATTAGCAAAATTTTTTATCAATAAATACCTTAACAACTTTGATCACATAGTTTGGATTGATGTTGAGAACTCGAGTATGAATGATGACTTCGACGAGTTGATTTTAATTGAATCATTTACAAACAACCCGATACTAATTAATAATTTAGACATCAAATTTACTGAAGATATATCTCTTGAAAGTAAATTTCAAATCATTTTAAATAAGCTCAATAATATTAATGGGAATAATATAATCGTTATTGACAATGCGCCGTCGCAAATTGGAAACTATGAAAATGAAATGCCAGGTCTTCCTTATTGGAAGGTGTTGTTGACTTCCAGGATAGAAATACCTAATTATAAGTCGCTTAGTTTGGATGTTCTTGATGAAGAAGATGCTATACTTCTTTTTTTCAAATACTATACTATAGAAAAGAACGACATACTACGTACTGTACTAAATTACATTGGCAATCATACATTAACTATCGAATTATTATCAAAAACTGCAAATCTTAGGCGGATTACATTGAATGAGTTAGCAAGTAAATTGAAAGCTGAAGGGTTAAATATGTCTCCAACCGCAAGCATCCATGTAGCCCATAATATAAATAGAAAAGCCGTAAGACCATTTGAATATTTACTCAGTATTTTTTCCATCTTCAAATTAAGCAATGAACAAAAAGAAATTCTACGCTACTTTTCAGTCCTTCCGACACAATTCTTTGAATATAATACACTTAAACAGTTATTCAATATTCCAGAAAATGACAACGATTTTTTTGAAGGTCTCAAAGATTTGGTAGCTAATGGTTGGATAAAAGAGGAAAATGGAGGTTATAAAACGCATCAGATAATTCAAGAAGTTCTGAGATTTAAATTACTTCCAGATGAAGAAAATTGTGAACCTTTAATTAAGTCTATTACAAATTTGCTCTCATTTAGCGACCAGGAAAGTTATATTTCTAAGGTACCTTACTTAACAATCGCGGAACATCTTCTTAAGTACCTATATACAAAGCAAGTTCGATTTATTTCATTGATTAACAACGTTGCCGCGTTAAATGATTACAATGGAAATTCAAAGAAAGCTCTATATTTCTATAATGAAATAATTCAATTTATTGAGAATGAAGACTGCAATGAATCGGAAGTTTACTATATATATGTAAACATCGCAGTTTGCTACTTAAGACTTGGTGAATATGAAAAGGCTCTCAAATTTAATTTGAAAGTTGTTGAATATGTAGAAAATGAATTAGACAAGGATTACCTAAAATTAGCCATGTTATATAGTAACATTGGTGAAAATTATAGATTCTTAGGAAATATTAGAAAAAGCCTTGAATACATGTTACAGGCAATTAAAATTTTTGAGACATATATCCCTAATATGAAATGTCCAGAATTGGCTATAGTTTATAATAATATATCAAATACATATGGGATTTTAGAAAATAGGAAAATGTCTTTAAAATATGGTCTTATAGCAACTGAATTAAGAGAAAATATTTTAGTTGATGATCACCCTTATTTAGCACAGTCCTATAATAGCCTTGCTGTTGATTATGAGAAACTTGGTCATTTTGATAAATCAGAAGAATATCATATTAAAGCACTAAAAATAAGAGCAAAAATATTTACATCAGATCATTATGACTTAGCCGAATCTTATACTAATCTTGGAACATTACATAGAGCAAAAGGTGAGTTTAAAAAAGCAATTGATTTTCACCTAAAATCAATTCAAGTTCGAGAGAATATTTTTCCATCAGATCATCCAGAGGTTTCCAAGGCTTATGGCATTATTGCTGAGGTTTATTTGTCTATGCAGGATTATGCTAACGCACAAAAATATTTTACATTAACCATCGAAAAACTAGAAAAAAAGAGAAATGCCATCAATCCATATATCGCACTATTCTATTGTAATTATGCAAGTTTACACTTGATACAGAATAATCTTTTAGAGGCAAAGAATTATATAAACAAGAGCATTGATATGTTCAATGTTTTATTTGAGAAATCTCATCCCGATGTTAAAGTTGCAGCTCAAATCAAAGAAATAATAGAAAGCAAAATTTCGAAGGCCAAGAATTTTGGCAATCCCAAAACCATTGGAAGAAATGATCCTTGTTATTGCCACAGTGGGAAAAAATATAAATATTGTTGTGGAAAGAATAAGTAA
- a CDS encoding AAA family ATPase, producing MIIDSIAIENFQCYSGKLEKNKFMFRKGLNVIIGDNGSGKSKLYDAFFWVLYDKIFDSSTRQLINTSDIGINLISDKAKSGANIGDRITAKVQMKLHEYRNTSAYPNEYILERYYTIEKIKDSSDYNDSECWKIPTHSVTGVEKKDILNYKPLAGTDAFDSVVQKLIPTDMSQYLWFQGEQVDSLIDFKNENSLTQAINILSDINYYDSIIDTAEKVFKQAENAYKNELKDKSKNEQLTQSLTSRQEQLERYILRDEGDLKKINDNLAFAEEYKDELLGKIKDAQELEKIKSELKNNRERINRIDGELSIARKGFNSNLFNKHWILRNAGSYFKKFEYLLKDYEEERENLKLEHKLKIQQEEAKRNRLPENVPNATYLQEMIDEKICFLCDRKFEENDTAHNHLSELLERTKKTRVSISDIVKNDFKTFFQNLYNNGYYLKTNVINNIDQSIANELEKIDQLEDKKKKAIQDHEILDQKFKQLLGTSSIGEEESRDIVRKFQQYDKDKDKFQHQKFETEQRLKANNAELKEILVKMRSNVGETDKLETAEKKEVLETFLEIAKSTRNLVFEEQIRLIEEEANKHFKRMTADNRSVQGKIILKKIGNNYMPKNVDENGIELTSINDSNIILIKLATIMAIVTAKGKSEFHPLISDAPTSKFGDNYTIGFCNTIDDVFAQSIILSYDFYHNKALRKRLLDEVDNLGAVYVVEPSIREENRTNRKELSTNITLLN from the coding sequence ATGATAATCGATTCTATTGCAATTGAGAATTTTCAATGTTACTCGGGAAAGCTTGAAAAGAACAAGTTCATGTTTAGAAAAGGACTAAATGTGATAATCGGAGATAATGGATCAGGGAAATCAAAACTGTATGATGCCTTTTTTTGGGTCCTGTACGATAAAATTTTTGATTCATCTACTCGTCAACTTATAAATACTTCAGATATTGGAATCAACTTAATCTCGGATAAAGCGAAATCGGGAGCCAATATTGGAGATCGTATAACAGCCAAGGTCCAGATGAAGTTGCATGAGTACAGAAACACAAGTGCCTACCCAAATGAATATATCCTTGAACGATATTACACGATTGAAAAGATTAAAGATTCTTCTGATTATAATGATTCCGAATGCTGGAAGATTCCAACACATAGTGTTACTGGTGTCGAGAAAAAGGACATTTTAAACTATAAACCACTCGCTGGAACCGATGCCTTTGATTCCGTTGTGCAAAAGCTTATCCCAACAGATATGAGTCAATATCTATGGTTTCAGGGTGAACAAGTTGATAGCTTAATTGACTTTAAAAACGAAAATTCATTAACCCAGGCAATTAATATTCTTAGTGACATTAATTATTATGATTCAATAATAGATACTGCTGAAAAGGTTTTTAAACAGGCAGAGAATGCTTATAAAAATGAATTGAAAGATAAATCAAAAAACGAGCAACTAACGCAATCTCTGACCTCGCGCCAGGAACAATTGGAAAGATATATTCTTCGAGATGAAGGCGACCTAAAAAAAATTAATGACAACCTCGCATTCGCTGAAGAATATAAGGATGAACTACTCGGAAAAATCAAGGATGCTCAAGAACTCGAAAAGATCAAATCAGAATTAAAGAATAATAGAGAACGTATCAATCGAATAGATGGGGAATTAAGTATTGCACGAAAAGGATTTAATAGTAACCTATTCAATAAACATTGGATTCTACGAAATGCCGGTTCTTATTTTAAAAAATTTGAGTATCTACTGAAAGATTATGAAGAGGAACGAGAAAATTTGAAGTTGGAACATAAGTTAAAGATTCAGCAGGAAGAAGCCAAAAGAAACCGGCTTCCCGAGAATGTTCCCAATGCAACTTATCTTCAGGAAATGATCGATGAAAAGATTTGCTTTTTATGTGATCGAAAATTTGAAGAAAATGATACTGCACATAATCATCTTTCAGAACTGCTCGAGAGAACAAAAAAAACAAGGGTGTCTATTTCAGACATAGTAAAAAACGATTTTAAGACTTTCTTTCAGAATCTGTACAACAATGGCTACTATCTCAAAACCAATGTCATTAACAACATCGATCAATCCATCGCCAATGAACTGGAAAAAATCGATCAGCTAGAAGACAAAAAGAAAAAGGCCATTCAAGATCATGAAATATTGGATCAAAAATTTAAACAATTATTGGGAACCAGTTCTATTGGTGAAGAAGAATCAAGAGATATAGTCCGAAAATTTCAGCAGTACGATAAAGACAAAGATAAGTTTCAGCATCAGAAGTTCGAAACCGAACAACGGCTAAAGGCAAATAATGCTGAGCTTAAAGAAATACTGGTAAAAATGAGAAGCAATGTTGGTGAAACTGACAAGCTTGAAACTGCAGAAAAGAAAGAGGTTCTTGAGACTTTCTTAGAAATAGCTAAGTCTACCCGCAACTTAGTTTTTGAAGAACAAATTCGCCTTATTGAAGAAGAAGCGAACAAACATTTTAAAAGAATGACTGCTGATAATCGATCGGTTCAAGGCAAAATTATTTTGAAAAAAATAGGTAATAATTACATGCCCAAAAATGTTGACGAGAATGGTATTGAATTAACTTCGATTAATGATTCAAATATCATCCTAATAAAACTGGCAACCATTATGGCCATTGTTACGGCCAAAGGAAAATCTGAGTTTCATCCTCTTATTTCAGACGCGCCTACTTCAAAATTCGGAGATAATTATACAATTGGATTCTGTAACACAATTGACGACGTTTTTGCCCAAAGCATAATACTGAGTTATGATTTTTACCATAACAAAGCTTTGCGAAAGCGTTTACTGGATGAAGTCGACAATTTAGGAGCTGTCTATGTAGTTGAGCCATCCATCAGGGAAGAAAACCGGACAAACCGAAAAGAATTATCAACCAACATAACTTTATTAAACTAA
- a CDS encoding DEAD/DEAH box helicase family protein, which yields MLNELTYPKTLEYSSDSNHLPIEFYLTTIPHCKKIDLKLGYFSSNAIRALSYGFAQFIFNGGTLRIITNHFLSKEDKSILVEEPVESYNKSEIEKYLNDDLKGLEQIIKNGDQHFFNCLKYLHKNNRLIIQPVKLKPNGLSHYKQGILDDGEHKIFFNGSCNFTFKGLLENGESLSISRSWGESSEQAKIEEQVHNFESIFFKENEYFEYLLVDDIVEVIKQRGQEKELEQLVEDEIDVIKNLGHKIKILETYTKQIESFEKIVQELSTTPRFPYPSGPRDYQKRAYEKWKSNNYQGIFAMATGTGKTITALNCVLNEYKQTGQIQAIILVPTNDLQRQWIKEVHKFNIKDIIVVGIESDWKRKLSKLTTNFQFSRQKSFVIISTYVSYARHTLQSFLKYFPRTTLLIADEAHNIASPKLLEVLPKTLFEKRIGLSATPKRIYDGEGTDAMNDFFNDKPPYVYSFTMEEAIAKGILCQYDYFPHIVQLTGEELEEYKEITLKLTKFFDSETKTLKGDDIVTMLLMKRKRIIHKAQNKIEVFRGILKHELNSKKNLKYTFVYVPEGFDNNSLEEERIIQQYNQTIMEASPKIRVSTYTGEDSDRSFVLDSFENGKIDVLTAMKCLDEGVDVPRTELAIFCSSTGNPRQFIQRRGRILRQHDDKKYAVIHDLVVIPKLDALKQSGNFEMERSLVENELRRVADFSFMARNQYEAIDQINEICTYYDLDLYEIKESLR from the coding sequence ATGCTTAACGAACTCACATATCCAAAGACGCTAGAATACAGTTCAGATAGCAATCACCTTCCAATCGAGTTCTATTTGACTACAATTCCACATTGTAAGAAAATAGACTTAAAGCTTGGATATTTTAGTAGTAATGCAATACGAGCTTTGTCTTATGGATTCGCACAATTTATTTTCAATGGAGGAACGCTTCGGATTATTACCAACCACTTTCTATCCAAGGAAGACAAGAGTATTTTGGTTGAAGAACCTGTTGAAAGTTATAACAAATCAGAGATAGAGAAATATTTAAATGACGACCTAAAGGGACTTGAACAGATCATCAAAAACGGAGATCAACACTTTTTTAATTGTCTGAAATATTTACACAAAAATAATCGGTTAATTATTCAACCAGTTAAACTTAAACCCAATGGTCTTTCCCATTATAAACAGGGGATTCTTGATGATGGTGAACACAAAATATTTTTTAATGGAAGTTGTAATTTCACCTTTAAAGGATTACTCGAAAATGGGGAAAGTTTAAGTATATCACGTTCATGGGGCGAGAGTTCTGAACAAGCTAAGATTGAAGAACAAGTTCACAATTTTGAAAGTATCTTCTTTAAGGAGAATGAATACTTTGAATATCTCCTTGTTGATGATATTGTAGAAGTAATTAAACAACGTGGCCAGGAAAAAGAGCTTGAACAATTAGTTGAAGACGAGATTGATGTTATAAAAAACTTAGGTCATAAGATTAAAATTCTAGAAACTTATACAAAACAAATCGAATCCTTTGAGAAAATAGTACAAGAACTTAGTACAACTCCAAGATTCCCCTATCCTTCCGGACCTAGAGATTACCAAAAACGAGCATACGAAAAGTGGAAATCGAATAATTACCAAGGTATTTTTGCAATGGCAACTGGTACCGGTAAAACGATTACGGCCTTAAATTGCGTATTAAATGAATATAAACAGACGGGACAAATTCAGGCAATCATATTAGTTCCAACAAATGACTTACAAAGACAGTGGATCAAAGAAGTACACAAATTCAATATAAAAGATATCATTGTTGTCGGAATTGAATCGGATTGGAAAAGGAAGCTAAGTAAGCTTACAACAAATTTTCAGTTCAGCAGGCAAAAATCATTCGTAATTATTTCAACATACGTATCGTACGCCCGTCATACACTTCAGAGTTTTTTAAAATATTTCCCGAGAACAACTCTATTAATTGCTGATGAAGCGCACAACATTGCGTCACCAAAGCTTCTTGAAGTTTTACCCAAAACGCTCTTCGAGAAACGAATTGGGTTATCTGCCACACCAAAAAGAATCTATGATGGAGAAGGGACAGATGCGATGAACGATTTCTTCAATGACAAACCTCCATACGTTTATTCTTTCACAATGGAAGAAGCCATTGCGAAAGGTATTCTATGTCAGTATGATTACTTCCCCCACATTGTACAATTAACTGGAGAAGAATTAGAGGAGTATAAAGAAATAACGTTGAAGCTCACTAAATTCTTTGACTCTGAAACAAAAACTCTTAAGGGGGATGATATTGTAACAATGCTTTTGATGAAGAGGAAACGTATCATTCATAAAGCACAAAATAAGATTGAAGTTTTTCGAGGCATATTAAAACACGAGTTAAATTCTAAAAAGAACCTGAAGTACACATTTGTATATGTACCAGAAGGATTTGATAATAATTCACTGGAGGAAGAAAGAATTATTCAGCAATATAACCAGACAATTATGGAGGCCAGCCCAAAAATTCGGGTATCAACCTATACTGGTGAGGATAGCGATAGATCCTTTGTACTAGATTCTTTTGAAAATGGTAAAATTGATGTACTCACAGCAATGAAGTGCTTAGATGAAGGAGTAGATGTCCCCAGAACTGAACTTGCTATTTTTTGCTCAAGTACCGGAAATCCAAGACAATTTATTCAAAGAAGAGGTAGGATCCTTCGACAACATGATGATAAGAAATATGCAGTCATTCATGATTTAGTAGTTATTCCAAAATTGGATGCCTTAAAGCAATCTGGCAATTTCGAAATGGAACGGTCGCTAGTTGAGAATGAACTGAGAAGAGTTGCAGACTTTTCGTTCATGGCTAGAAACCAATATGAAGCTATTGATCAAATAAATGAAATATGTACGTATTACGATCTTGATTTATACGAAATAAAGGAATCATTGAGATAA
- a CDS encoding ArdC-like ssDNA-binding domain-containing protein yields MSKFDIYETVTNLIVERLEAGVIPWHMPWKTASAIPRNLVSKKPYRGFNFWYLLSFGFERPYFLSFKQVQDLGGKIKKGSKSFMIVFWKMMEYEKDDETKEIPMLRYYRVFHIDDVEGIDPDKIPENTAHDHDFDPIASCEQLIQFWSDSPVIKLDQKKACYIPSLDEVHMPGARTFFQDEEFYSTIFHELCHSTGHRKRLNRHERFSNLNFASKDYSQDYPN; encoded by the coding sequence ATGAGTAAATTTGATATTTATGAGACAGTAACTAATTTAATTGTAGAACGCCTGGAAGCAGGTGTAATTCCATGGCATATGCCGTGGAAAACTGCCAGTGCCATTCCTCGTAACCTGGTTTCTAAAAAGCCTTACCGGGGATTTAATTTCTGGTATCTGCTTAGCTTTGGTTTTGAAAGGCCTTATTTCCTTTCCTTCAAACAAGTTCAGGATCTTGGTGGAAAGATTAAAAAAGGCTCTAAATCATTTATGATTGTATTCTGGAAAATGATGGAATACGAAAAAGATGACGAAACCAAAGAAATACCAATGCTTCGTTATTATCGGGTATTTCACATTGACGATGTAGAAGGTATCGATCCAGATAAAATTCCTGAAAACACCGCTCACGATCACGACTTCGATCCGATTGCTTCCTGTGAACAGCTTATCCAGTTCTGGTCCGATTCCCCGGTCATAAAGCTTGATCAGAAAAAAGCATGTTATATACCTTCATTGGATGAAGTCCACATGCCGGGAGCAAGAACCTTTTTTCAGGATGAAGAGTTTTACTCAACGATATTTCATGAACTTTGCCACAGTACAGGCCACAGAAAAAGGCTTAATCGACACGAACGTTTTTCTAACCTGAATTTTGCAAGTAAAGATTACTCGCAAGATTATCCTAACTAA
- a CDS encoding tyrosine-type recombinase/integrase: MKKLTESLVIAKAMREWEKIYLPEIRALSPHTLRSYHKAITLYAIFLKDAKSANFGNLSGDFFSTANIQEWMLWLKSERSCSNSTCNQRLAGLKNFLKFLSKKDIRFIQLWMEAREVKQMRYVKPAQVEITQEAIKTLFNVINLKTKIGKRDFTLFYLIYSIGARIDEVLSLKISDIYLTQPNGKNYIAVLGKGAKRRSPSILKEVSKVLKGYIEMFHGKKLNPWDLLFFVYYDGRKKKLTQEAVNKRLKIYAQKAHCINPEVPENLHCHQLRHARASHWLEQHLNIVAIQRLMGHANINTTMRYIFVSTEQKNQALATLEDDVMKDTGKKWKNIRKKKDLLEYLGLNE, encoded by the coding sequence ATGAAGAAACTAACTGAATCTTTAGTCATCGCAAAGGCAATGCGTGAGTGGGAGAAGATATATCTTCCTGAAATAAGGGCTCTGAGTCCTCATACTCTGCGGTCATATCATAAAGCCATTACCCTGTACGCTATCTTCCTTAAAGATGCCAAGTCAGCCAATTTTGGCAACCTCTCAGGTGATTTTTTTTCAACTGCTAATATCCAGGAATGGATGTTGTGGTTAAAGAGCGAAAGAAGTTGCTCCAACTCCACTTGTAATCAACGGCTAGCCGGGTTGAAGAACTTCCTTAAGTTCTTGAGTAAAAAGGATATCCGCTTTATTCAATTATGGATGGAGGCCCGGGAAGTTAAGCAGATGCGATATGTCAAGCCGGCACAGGTGGAAATAACACAAGAGGCCATTAAAACTCTTTTTAATGTCATCAATCTCAAAACCAAAATCGGGAAACGTGATTTTACGCTATTTTACCTGATTTACAGTATTGGTGCTCGTATTGACGAAGTGCTATCGTTAAAAATATCAGACATCTATTTAACTCAGCCAAATGGTAAAAACTATATTGCAGTACTGGGTAAGGGAGCAAAAAGAAGGTCACCATCAATACTTAAAGAGGTCTCTAAAGTCCTAAAGGGTTACATTGAGATGTTCCACGGCAAAAAACTTAATCCCTGGGATCTTTTATTCTTCGTTTATTATGACGGCAGGAAAAAGAAACTCACCCAGGAGGCTGTAAATAAGCGTCTAAAAATATATGCGCAAAAGGCACATTGTATTAATCCCGAAGTGCCCGAGAATTTACACTGCCACCAGCTACGCCATGCACGGGCCAGTCATTGGCTGGAGCAACATCTCAATATCGTAGCCATCCAAAGATTGATGGGGCATGCTAATATAAATACGACAATGCGCTATATTTTTGTCTCTACTGAGCAAAAGAATCAGGCTTTGGCAACGCTTGAGGATGATGTTATGAAGGATACCGGTAAAAAGTGGAAAAACATCCGAAAAAAGAAGGACTTGCTGGAATATCTTGGCCTTAACGAATAA
- a CDS encoding tyrosine-type recombinase/integrase, with translation MKTIEELTDIYLDYHRSKGKKLGYQSFLPLRTFTSFCVNKKKILYMSQKLVDEWCVKRPGETELSHNARAGCIRQFLRYTNSCGYTSLMLPALIQISSSKKVVSETELPLVKTFVSGMMDKYIFYLKTSNHLSRFTHKTLIRFNKYCASIEPDADILTDDIVNGWCGKRPFEQCKSRNLRIRPIRKFLKYTNKHGWTNVLIPENLPNEKSTYTPHGFNQGELNAFFHSTATIKLVGCQNELIFKLRRMQVPVYFRLLYSTGMRTNEALMLKCKDVDLTNGIINIAHTKGLDQHRVALHITMWNLLKQYNDAMERLMPGRKIFFPDRNDNFHGIAWHSNHFRNIWKTISNEPARAYDLRSFYAVTNINSWDYDGTEWFDKLLFLSHSMGHRRIESTCYYYQLVPLFFNQLEELTGQALHELLPNLTNFFDYEETN, from the coding sequence ATGAAAACAATTGAAGAACTGACTGATATCTATTTGGACTATCATAGATCTAAAGGAAAGAAATTAGGGTATCAGAGCTTCCTGCCGTTAAGAACGTTTACCAGTTTCTGTGTGAATAAAAAGAAGATTCTGTATATGTCGCAGAAGTTGGTTGATGAATGGTGTGTTAAACGTCCGGGAGAGACAGAACTCTCGCACAACGCACGAGCCGGTTGTATCCGGCAATTTCTTAGGTACACTAACAGTTGTGGCTATACGTCCTTAATGCTACCGGCACTAATTCAAATCTCCAGTTCGAAGAAGGTTGTCTCAGAAACGGAGCTTCCTTTGGTTAAAACGTTCGTATCTGGGATGATGGATAAATACATCTTTTACCTGAAAACATCAAATCATCTTTCAAGATTTACTCATAAAACTCTGATACGCTTTAACAAATACTGCGCATCAATTGAACCAGATGCAGATATACTCACTGATGATATTGTCAATGGATGGTGCGGCAAAAGGCCTTTTGAACAATGCAAATCACGAAATTTACGGATAAGGCCGATACGCAAGTTCTTAAAATATACCAATAAACATGGATGGACAAATGTCTTGATACCGGAAAACTTGCCTAACGAAAAATCCACATATACTCCTCATGGATTTAATCAGGGTGAATTAAATGCTTTTTTTCATTCCACCGCTACAATTAAGCTTGTTGGGTGCCAAAACGAATTGATATTTAAGCTTAGGAGAATGCAAGTTCCTGTATACTTCCGGTTGCTTTACAGTACCGGTATGAGAACAAACGAGGCTCTGATGCTCAAATGTAAAGATGTTGATCTTACAAATGGCATAATCAATATTGCCCATACTAAAGGTCTTGATCAACACAGAGTGGCTTTGCATATAACCATGTGGAACTTGTTAAAACAATATAATGATGCAATGGAACGACTTATGCCAGGTAGGAAAATATTTTTTCCAGATAGAAATGATAACTTCCATGGGATTGCATGGCATTCAAATCACTTTAGAAATATCTGGAAAACCATATCCAATGAACCTGCACGGGCTTACGACCTACGTAGCTTTTACGCTGTAACCAACATTAATAGTTGGGATTATGATGGTACGGAGTGGTTTGACAAGCTACTCTTTCTCAGCCACTCAATGGGGCATCGAAGAATCGAAAGTACCTGTTATTACTATCAACTTGTTCCTTTGTTCTTTAACCAATTAGAAGAACTGACAGGACAAGCTCTTCATGAACTGTTACCAAATCTTACAAACTTTTTTGATTATGAAGAAACTAACTGA